In a genomic window of Chitinophagaceae bacterium:
- the eno gene encoding phosphopyruvate hydratase — MSSIRKINARQILDSRGNPTIEVEVFTENGGFGRAAVPSGASTGTHEAVELRDNDPKKYLGKGVSKAVQNVNQIIAKEICGMNAFNQKLIDSCLKEIDGTPNKAHLGANAILGVSLAVSHAAANELGIPLYRYLGGVGACVLPLPMMNIINGGSHSDAPISFQEFMIRPVGAKNYSEAMQMGVEVFHTLKKILKAKNLSTAVGDEGGFAPNFAGGTEEAIETVIDAVHKAGYRIKTDITLALDCASSEFFHNNGYDYTKFETKTSPIRDTTQQVDYLASLVEKYPIDSIEDGCAESDWKGWKMLTQKIGHKCQIVGDDLLVTNISFLKQAIQEKAANSILIKVNQIGTLSETLEAIEMAHKAGWTAVISHRSGETEDNTIADIAVATNAGQIKTGSLSRSDRMAKYNQLFRIEEDLGTVAKLFQN, encoded by the coding sequence ATGAGTTCTATTCGTAAAATTAATGCGCGTCAGATTTTAGATTCCAGAGGAAATCCTACCATAGAGGTAGAAGTTTTCACAGAAAATGGTGGTTTTGGAAGGGCAGCAGTTCCTTCAGGGGCAAGCACAGGCACTCATGAGGCAGTAGAGCTGAGAGATAATGATCCTAAAAAGTATTTAGGAAAAGGAGTGAGCAAAGCGGTTCAAAATGTAAATCAAATAATTGCAAAAGAAATTTGTGGAATGAATGCCTTTAACCAAAAACTTATTGATAGTTGTTTAAAAGAAATAGATGGTACTCCCAATAAAGCACATTTAGGAGCAAATGCTATTTTAGGAGTATCTCTTGCGGTGTCTCATGCGGCTGCCAATGAATTAGGTATTCCATTATATAGATATTTAGGAGGAGTAGGGGCTTGTGTTCTGCCTCTTCCGATGATGAATATTATTAATGGTGGCTCACATTCTGATGCTCCTATTTCTTTTCAAGAATTTATGATAAGACCTGTTGGAGCAAAAAATTATTCTGAGGCAATGCAAATGGGAGTAGAGGTATTTCATACTCTTAAGAAAATTCTGAAAGCGAAAAATCTCTCTACAGCAGTTGGAGATGAAGGAGGATTTGCACCTAATTTTGCAGGAGGAACAGAAGAAGCAATTGAAACCGTCATAGATGCTGTCCATAAGGCTGGTTATAGAATAAAAACAGATATTACCCTTGCATTAGATTGTGCTTCCTCTGAATTTTTTCATAACAATGGTTATGATTATACAAAATTTGAAACCAAAACATCGCCTATACGAGATACCACGCAACAAGTAGATTATTTGGCATCTTTAGTAGAAAAATATCCTATTGATAGCATAGAAGATGGTTGTGCAGAAAGTGATTGGAAAGGTTGGAAAATGTTGACTCAAAAAATAGGACACAAATGTCAAATAGTAGGTGATGACTTATTAGTCACCAATATCTCTTTTCTCAAACAAGCTATTCAAGAAAAAGCGGCAAATTCAATACTCATAAAAGTAAATCAAATAGGAACGCTTTCTGAAACTTTGGAAGCAATAGAGATGGCTCATAAAGCGGGATGGACAGCAGTTATATCTCATAGATCTGGGGAAACAGAAGACAATACTATTGCTGACATAGCAGTTGCTACTAATGCGGGGCAAATAAAAACAGGTTCTCTCTCTCGCTCTGATAGAATGGCAAAATATAATCAACTATTTAGAATAGAAGAAGATTTAGGAACAGTTGCAAAACTTTTTCAAAACTAA
- a CDS encoding TonB-dependent receptor has protein sequence MHTFFVTCTYKNTEVIKKRYLSSPWDRYLFFIDPYHFLRPGFLRGVMILFLVLEVQIRGFSQVTTSSLDGIVTDVKGEGLFGATVVAVHEPSGTRYGSITRDGGLFSINNVRVGGPYTVTVTYVGYADSKKNDIFLNLNEKLEINFTLSTEDIQLQDITVAAERTNESQRSGVSTNISAKSIQIIPNITRSQSDLTKLNPMAAEGGSFAGRNSQFNNYSLDGAIFNNPFGLDAATPGGQSDAQPISLDAIEQVSVSIAPYDVTQAGFTGAAVNLVTKSGTNQFKGTVFEYFRNSALYGKKVNNSEVPAGNLSQNQLGFSVGGPIIKNKIFFFANYEQSTANDYGSYWFANTGTGAGNESRVLASDLQKVSNLLKTNFGYETGAYEKYIHYTNSYKGILKFDFNISDKHKLSITGNVLQALKDKPAHPSALGRRGPDFQTLQFENSGYRINNNLYSGIIDLKSNFNNSFSNKLQIGYSAFIDYRDPKSTPFPVINISRDGIPYIVAGHEPFSIANKLNQFVFQLRDDFTYFVKKHTITVGFSFERFSFQNSFNLTGYGPRVFFPPIDIKNIEIDLSKDALGAEVASALATYEQNKTGNNGPFGGWALAETNVGQLAFYAQDEIAVSKQLHITIGIRMDQPLYFDTPEKAQENIERVGAYMPDIVYYYPDGRPTKLSTTKLPDQVPLISPRFGFNYDITGNKKMVLRGGTGLFTGRFPFVWLGNQVANPAFFFYCVTDPDFKFPQVWRSNLGYDIDILGWKSSIDVLYTKDLNAMMVRNYGLIKPTARLNTSFDNRPVYLAKDKGANTAYVFTNTDVGYSFNLSLQTERTFQFGKTNLYVKLGYNYLDAQDASSIPAEISGDAYDRNPANINNTNIPNLAPSLYGNRNRILGVLAVSLPLNFNISLFTEYIEGGRYSYTYSGDLNNDGSGLNDLLYVPTDAQIDGMNFSGDATAQTAQKGALKSFINQDEYLSSKKGSYTEKYGALSPWYNHWDLRIVKNFVIKKHTIQLNMDILNVGNLINNSWGVRQISTNTGLLQPVGVSVNSQGIPTYSFDTNQTKTFQNDFSLASRWQMQFGIRYIFD, from the coding sequence TTGCATACATTTTTTGTTACCTGTACGTATAAAAATACGGAAGTAATAAAAAAGCGATACCTTTCTTCCCCATGGGATAGGTATTTATTTTTTATAGATCCTTATCATTTTTTGCGACCAGGTTTTTTGAGGGGGGTAATGATTCTTTTTTTAGTGCTGGAAGTTCAGATACGAGGTTTTTCTCAAGTCACCACTTCTTCATTAGATGGGATAGTAACAGATGTAAAAGGCGAGGGTTTATTTGGTGCTACAGTAGTAGCTGTTCATGAACCATCAGGGACCCGTTATGGTTCTATTACTCGTGATGGAGGACTCTTTTCTATTAATAATGTGAGAGTTGGAGGTCCTTATACCGTAACGGTAACGTATGTAGGTTATGCGGATTCAAAAAAAAATGACATATTTTTGAATTTGAATGAGAAATTAGAGATTAACTTCACCCTTTCTACCGAAGATATACAATTACAAGATATAACGGTAGCAGCCGAGAGAACGAACGAATCTCAAAGAAGTGGTGTTTCTACTAATATTAGCGCAAAATCAATACAGATTATTCCGAACATAACACGCTCCCAATCGGATTTAACAAAATTAAATCCCATGGCGGCAGAAGGTGGATCTTTTGCAGGAAGAAACAGCCAATTTAATAATTATTCACTAGACGGAGCAATTTTTAATAACCCTTTTGGATTAGATGCTGCTACACCAGGCGGACAATCAGATGCACAACCTATTTCTTTAGATGCTATAGAGCAAGTAAGTGTTTCTATTGCTCCTTATGATGTAACACAAGCAGGTTTTACAGGCGCAGCAGTAAACTTAGTAACCAAATCAGGAACGAATCAATTCAAAGGAACAGTGTTTGAATATTTTAGAAACAGTGCTTTATACGGAAAAAAAGTAAATAACTCTGAAGTTCCCGCTGGAAACCTTTCTCAAAACCAACTCGGTTTTAGTGTAGGAGGTCCTATCATAAAAAACAAAATATTCTTTTTTGCTAATTATGAACAAAGCACCGCAAATGACTACGGATCTTATTGGTTTGCTAATACAGGAACAGGAGCAGGCAATGAAAGCCGTGTCCTCGCATCTGATTTACAAAAAGTCAGCAATCTCTTAAAAACAAACTTCGGATACGAAACAGGAGCTTATGAAAAGTATATTCATTATACCAATAGCTATAAAGGAATACTCAAATTTGATTTTAATATAAGCGATAAACACAAGCTTTCTATCACAGGAAATGTCCTACAGGCATTGAAAGATAAACCCGCCCACCCTTCTGCTCTTGGAAGAAGAGGACCTGATTTTCAAACCTTACAATTTGAAAATTCAGGATACCGTATTAATAACAATCTCTACTCAGGAATTATAGATCTCAAGTCAAACTTCAACAATAGCTTTTCTAATAAACTACAAATTGGCTATTCTGCTTTTATTGATTACAGAGACCCAAAATCAACACCATTTCCTGTAATAAATATATCAAGAGATGGAATTCCTTATATAGTTGCAGGACATGAACCATTTTCTATTGCAAATAAACTGAACCAATTTGTATTTCAACTCAGAGATGATTTTACCTACTTTGTAAAAAAACATACCATCACTGTGGGTTTTAGTTTTGAAAGATTTAGTTTTCAAAACTCTTTTAATCTTACGGGATACGGACCAAGAGTATTTTTCCCCCCTATAGATATTAAAAATATAGAAATAGACCTTTCAAAAGATGCCTTAGGAGCAGAAGTTGCCTCTGCCTTAGCTACTTATGAACAAAATAAAACAGGAAATAATGGACCTTTTGGAGGATGGGCATTAGCAGAGACAAATGTAGGGCAACTGGCTTTTTATGCACAAGATGAAATAGCAGTAAGTAAACAACTTCACATTACTATAGGAATCCGAATGGACCAACCACTCTACTTTGATACTCCAGAAAAAGCTCAAGAGAATATAGAGAGAGTAGGTGCTTATATGCCTGATATAGTCTATTATTATCCCGATGGAAGACCAACTAAACTGTCTACCACTAAATTACCGGATCAGGTACCTCTTATTTCTCCTCGTTTTGGTTTTAATTATGACATCACAGGAAATAAAAAAATGGTACTACGCGGAGGAACAGGTTTATTTACGGGACGTTTCCCATTCGTATGGCTCGGAAATCAAGTAGCAAACCCTGCTTTCTTTTTTTACTGTGTAACAGATCCTGACTTTAAATTCCCACAAGTATGGAGAAGTAACTTAGGATATGATATAGATATCTTGGGATGGAAATCCTCAATAGATGTACTCTATACAAAAGACCTAAACGCAATGATGGTAAGAAACTACGGACTTATAAAACCAACTGCACGGCTCAACACTTCTTTTGATAACCGTCCCGTCTATTTAGCAAAAGATAAAGGAGCAAATACTGCATACGTCTTTACAAATACTGATGTAGGATATTCTTTTAATCTTTCCCTCCAAACAGAAAGAACATTTCAATTTGGAAAAACAAATCTCTACGTAAAATTAGGTTATAACTACTTAGATGCACAAGATGCTTCTTCTATTCCCGCCGAAATATCAGGTGATGCTTATGATAGAAACCCTGCTAATATAAATAATACCAATATTCCTAATCTTGCTCCTTCTTTGTATGGAAATAGAAATAGAATACTAGGAGTTCTTGCAGTGTCTCTTCCTCTTAATTTTAACATCAGTTTATTTACAGAATATATAGAAGGAGGAAGATATTCTTATACCTACTCAGGAGATTTAAATAATGATGGGTCTGGACTCAATGATTTATTATATGTTCCCACAGATGCACAAATAGATGGAATGAATTTTTCGGGAGATGCTACAGCACAAACAGCCCAAAAAGGAGCATTGAAATCTTTTATCAATCAAGACGAATATCTTTCTTCTAAAAAAGGCAGCTATACCGAAAAATACGGAGCATTAAGCCCCTGGTATAATCATTGGGATTTGAGAATTGTAAAAAACTTCGTTATAAAAAAACATACTATTCAACTCAATATGGATATTTTGAACGTAGGAAATCTCATAAATAATTCATGGGGAGTAAGACAAATCTCTACCAATACAGGATTATTACAGCCAGTAGGGGTTTCTGTGAATAGTCAAGGAATACCTACTTACAGTTTCGATACCAATCAAACAAAAACATTCCAAAATGACTTTTCTCTTGCAAGCAGATGGCAAATGCAGTTTGGAATCAGATATATTTTTGATTAG